The following proteins are co-located in the Tachysurus vachellii isolate PV-2020 chromosome 17, HZAU_Pvac_v1, whole genome shotgun sequence genome:
- the snrpd3l gene encoding small nuclear ribonucleoprotein D3 polypeptide, like, with amino-acid sequence MSIGVPIKVLHEAEGHIVTCETNTGEVYRGKLIEAEDNMNCQMSNITVTYRDGRVAQLEQVYIRGSKIRFLILPDMLKNAPMLKSVKNKNQGAGAGRGKAAILKAQVAARGRGRGGPGGRGNIFQKRR; translated from the exons atgtcTATCGGGGTCCCCATTAAAGTTCTGCATGAAGCTGAGGGTCACATAGTCACCTGTGAGACCAACACTGGTGAGGTGTACAGAGGCAAACTGATTGAAGCTGAAGACAACATGAACTGTCAG ATGTCCAACATCACTGTGACGTATCGTGATGGCCGGGTGGCGCAGCTGGAGCAAGTCTACATCCGTGGTAGTAAGATCCGCTTCCTTATCCTACCGGACATGTTGAAGAATGCTCCTATGCTAAAGAGCGTGAAGAATAAGAACCAGGGAGCCGGAGCCGGTCGTGGCAAAGCTGCAATTCTTAAAGCTCAAG TGGCTGCAAGAGGTCGAGGCCGGGGAGGGCCAGGAGGACGAGGAAACATCTTCCAGAAAAGACGATAG